Within the Eucalyptus grandis isolate ANBG69807.140 chromosome 1, ASM1654582v1, whole genome shotgun sequence genome, the region TGATATTAGTAGTTCATTACTTTAATTGAAAGATGTTCACTTGATACATAGAAAGCACAACGTACTACTGTGAAAGGTATATAATCTCCTATGTAACGACTGAGAAGCTACTCCCATTATTATCATCAAACTACTAAAATGACCAACCTTTTGGAGAAGTTTACTTGAAATAATCCTTTTAGGCATGGACTGTAAAAGGGTATGCAGACTGCCAAACGTAAACTCTTATACGCAAACCAACTTTAATAGTTTCAAATGTATGACTATCCAGATCAATTGTGAtccaggaaaagaaagagaatacaCCAAAGAATGATCCTCCGGACAATAATAACCATCTCACTAGAAGTACAGTTTACCACTAGAACCTTATAAAATAGTCTAACTCAAACTTGTCTGCATTACTTTCAACATCTAACGCTAAATTCAAACGATGCGTGAAACATTAGGTGATCTCTCCATTTTCATGAGCAAAGACCGGGAAGATAGTTCAATCACCTGCGAACCAGACACCCCGAGAAAGTTTCCACATTAACCAGAATCATCCCTATCCATGCGCACCATTGAAGCCTTCTGATACCTTAGTTTTTCGATCTCCCTCCCGAGAAAATCCAAAGTCGTGTCGGTCACATGGTTAGGAGAGACCCCGGCATCGAGcatcattttcaagaacttATATGCATCCTTCAGACGCCCCGCCTTGCTGTGCACTTCGATGAGCGTGTTAAATGTCACGACGTCAGGGCAAATCCCACTCATCCTCATCTGCTCGAAAAGCTTGCACGCTTCGTCAATCCTACCAGCTTTCCCCAAGGCGTTAATCAGCGTGTTGTACATCACTACATCTAGGTAACCCCCGTGCTTCATTAGCTTGTCCAGGACCACACTCGCTAGGTCCGCTTTCCCCATCTTACCAAGCCCTTGAATGATCACGTTGTATGTCACAATGTCTGCGGGGCAGACCCGCTCGCCCATCTCATTGAGAACACCCATCGCCTCGTCAAAATAGCCTTTCTTGACAAAGGAGCTCATCACGGAGTTGTACGTGTAGCTTGTCGGGTCAACGCCCAGGTCACTGAACATCTCAAACAACTTGCAGGCCAAGCTCAACTCTCCTTTCGCTAGAAAGATCGATAAGAAAGTATTCACCATGTCCATATCTAATGTGCCTGCCCCTTGGCCTTGAACCCGCAGCCCTTTCAAAAGCGAAAACAACTGAGGAGAATAATCCCCGGACTTCACTTGACTGGCCAACTGATCCATGTATGGGGACGATGACCAGTCATCAGATTCTGCAGATGAAGCCTTATCATCTCCCGTTCCAGTCTCTTCCGAACCCTCCTTAGGCGATGTCTGCAAGTCAGGAGGAGAACCCACCAAACTCAAAATTTCAAGGAAGCCACCTCTAGATGGGAACATCGGTGTGCAatcctttcttttgctcttATGATGCTTCATTGCGGCTTCCATATCGGCTTGCCACTTGAGAACACTTGGGACCAGATTTCCATCCCTAACATGCTTCATGAGCATCTCCGTCCCGTCCCACCAACCCTGCTTGTGAAATCCAATCAAGAGGGACGTTATTGTGACCAGGTCCACAACGAAGCCTCTGACTTCCATTTCTTGCACCAGTTTAAGAGCTTCCTCGAGCAGACCTTCCTTACAAGCTGCACCGCGACAATGCTATAAGTAATGCTGTCCACAAACTGACCCTTTTTCTTCAAGTCGCAGAAGATTGTGTATGCACCCTGGGCCCTTCCATTCTTGAATAGTCCATCAATGAGGATGTTGTATGTCCAGCATGTTGCCCTTATTCCATCCTGAACCATCTTATCAAAAAGTTGGCATGCCTCATTCACTCTCTTCGCCTTAAGAAGTCCATCTAGGAGAGAATTGTAAGCAATCACATCTGGTCGAAATCCATTGTACTGCATTTCGTCAAAAATTCTGGCAGCATCATCAATGAGGTACGATTTTGAGCAGCCTTGAATGAGAATCCGATACGTAAAGGCATCGGGGTCATGGCCAGACCCTTTCATTTCCTCCCACACGATCAGCGCATCTCTGACCTTGCCGGCCAAGCAGAGCGCCTGGATCAAGCTATTGTAGGTGCACAAATCGGGCCCAAACGATCCCAAACCCGAACTACTCGCCTTCATCTCCTCAAAAGGTGCAGAGAAGTCGGCAAATCGCCCCAACACCCGAACGCATGAATACAAATGTTATAACCCCAAGCATCCAACTCAAACCCGTCCTTCCCTCTCAATTTGTCAAACACCTCCCTGAACTCCGCTCTCATATCCGCCTTCCTAAGCGCGGCAAGCAGCTCATTGCACGCGACCGTGCTCGGGACCGAAACCGCCCCATCTGAACCGTCCAAGAGCTTACAGAAAATCGACAGCGCCAGCCCTACCTGGCCCTTCCTGACGAGCGCGGCGAGCACCGAAGTATACATATGGGAATTCAGCCTCATGCCGAGCTCTTCCATGTGATCAAGAATCTCGAGAGCGGCATCAAACTTGCCCGACCGGATGAACGCGTCGAGGAGGAGCTTGAAGGTCCAAGAATCGGCGACGACGCCGTCCTCCTTCATCAGGCGGAGGAGGGGACGGACCTCCTCGAGCTGGCCGGCCCGGCACATGACCCAGAACAGGTGGGAGTACACGCTCGCCGTGTGTTTGCCGAAATGCGCGAGAGAGCGAGACCACGTGAAGAACTCGAGCTTTCTCGACGGGTGGAGGGACCTGTGGGAGAGGATGTGGCGGAGGAGCGAGCCGGTGACCGGGACGGCGTCCGGGTCGAGGTTGCGGGTGCCGGACTGCGAGAGGGTCTTGGCGATGGAGGCGACGAGGAGGGTGTCGGCCAGCTGGTGCGGCCGCGAAGAGGGTGGCTTCTTGGAGGCTCTGAGCGCatggcgatgatgatgatgcattggGATGAATGGCGATGGCGGTGACGACGACTCGCGAGTGCAGTCATCACAAGGAATTCAGTTCGGCTCAGGGTGCGCGAGTGAATTGAAAGCTGTTGACAGAACCGAGTGTTCTCGTAAAGAGCTTTTGCTGGAGGGGGAGCTTTTATGGCATATTACCTAGGCTGagcgcggttcccggttccaagggggaCCGGTTCCGGAACCGGAACTGGTtacttagggcagaaaaagGTCGACCTTAGATTttctagtgacttgtatgtgatgttctagttgaagtttggcttcggcttctaaatgaaagttgtaaaggacttcttggagtataacatactcaaatttgggacaaaacaaacaagtataagtgggtgaaatcgttattctttggaaagactggatctggagattttgggaccgacccttgatgaatgcatggactgtaaagcaacctttttgtcgaaatttcactttggtttattaacaaaagttgtaaaggacatcctgaggtacaacatatcgaaaatttagagaaaaaaaacaagaataggtaggtgaaattgtggtcctttggagatggttagatctggaattacggtactacgaacagggattttaaccgtccatatttaattatctaggaagaatttgacttcgatgttttcatgaagtatctaccttatggtcttggctatcacatagtcgaatttaataatttttgaaggtcatttgggtatttaatcataaatttttctaaaactgtgcaatctgatgtgttcggatcttgtaagttgcaatgcgtggactatatcattttgtatgaggttcttttggaaatatgttctgcatgaaatatatttctgcatgaaatatctttcttcatgtcttccctacaacatatttaaatttcgtaatttttttagttcattttcctatttaaccaaaaatgtttcaaaaactgtgcaagtagagaataggaaaagtaaatcgattttatcttttaatccaaaatgaattggactacgatttcttcatgaaaattgtacctctaggtcttaaatacaacgtgtctaaatttcagaattttatgagttcatttaagggtttaatcgaaatttttttcaaaatttgtacctctagacattcttgttctagtagtgttttatttctacttcctagtttgctatttgttttgaaatttctaattatattctattattgttgtgcagtgcgaagttaatgtatcaagataacatgtcaatgggaagttaccgtgtagtatacacgtacattatagtttttttttggtaacgtgcgcatatgttatagttttttttttttttatagtaacgTGCacgtacgttatagttttttggATAACATGCGCATATATTatagttcaaatttgaaaataaaaaaaaaaaaaaaaaacctgttggaacctggaaccgaccttGGAAcatgtgacagggtaggttccagttcTCGGTTCTTCcggttcctcattttgaggaacgggtaggttccgggttctaggttccagacggaaccgaaccgggaacctggaaccgctcacccctaatattaCATGCGGTTAGATGGGTGGGTCAGGTCGGGCTTGGATCGGGTCGAAAATGAATCAACCcatatttgatcaatttaggtcccgtttggttggactttctCAAGGGGTTTTGGagtaaaatattttgtgtttggcaTATGTTTTTGAATGCCCATTTGCCCAATGCCAGCATTcccaatgctgaaagctcaaaacTGGGGTAGGGCTACTTTGAGCATTGGGTATTTCGGAGATGCGATTTCACTGTTCACCgagttactgttcatcatctcctCCGCCATTCGACTTCTTCTTTgccgttcatcttcttccttgcgGTGGGCGGCGCTTAACCGCGAGCGGCCAGATTTGGCCACCGGGaagcctcgcctgaggtcgcacAACCTCAAGCGAGGTGGCCTGAGGTCAGGCGACCTCGGGGCGTCACTTGGGTCGCTCCGAGAGGCCAGATCTAGAGGTCCTGTGGCCAAATCCTCAAGCCAAGCTTCGGCCTCAAGTGGCCATGGCGACTGCAAGCTTCGAAGCTCAACCTTCAAGTAGTTGCTTCGAAGCTTGGCCTTGGTGGCTTGAGACCACCTGCAAGCTTCAAAGGTCAAGGTAAGATCCTCAAGCCAAGCTTTGAGCGGTCATGGTGGCTGCGAGCTTGAAGCTTGGCCATGGCAGCTCGCGACCACCTACGGCATTGCCTGAGGCCGCTTGACCTTAGGCAGCGCCGCCTGAGGTCCGCTTGAGGTCCAATGACCCAAGCGACACCTTGGGTCGCACTTGAGGTCGCGACCTCAGCTACCAGATCTGGCCGTTGGGAGGCTAGATCTGGAGGTCCAGTGGCTAGATCTGGCCTCCGCGACCTCAAGCCGCTAAATTTGGCGGTCCAGCAGCCAGATTAGCCATTCAGCAGTCGCCGGCCGTCGGATTTTATTttcagactaaaaaaaaaaaaaaaatagcaaaagccaATAACAAATGCAAGTTTTGCCAAACGGTGTTTTTGctaaagttatttttcaatacTACTTGAGattataatttatcaaacgCTGTAACATTTTGGGAAGCcctatttgcattctcccaagacatttccccaaagttgaaccaaacgggtcCTTAATCCGTTATGACTCATATTCATATAGTGTAAATCAaatgacccatacccgactTGACCTATATTCGACCCGACCCAAgacctattaatattctaggaaaacccatCTCTCGCTATATGCTAATTAGactaaaacttcaaattaaaataaaaatagtaaataaataaaaaaacgtttaaaaaaattataaattaaaatttataaagaattagacCATGCACATGTTTCTCTTATTTGATGTGAATACATTATTGAGTAATTAAAAACtataacatgaaatttttttaactaaacctaaaagagctcatttttatgatttttttatatataaaaaaaaagtattgttaaaacacTTTTATGCagtacaaatttaatggaatttttttgtaattatttttaaaatatattttttaaatcgattttttaattatttaagaatatatttgttaattatttttctttttaaaatataatttttaatttttgatttttaataattattttcttgttttttttcttcttcggccGACAATCGGCCACAAGCGAGATCAAGCCTTGCCCGATGCTAGCGAGCTCGAGTCTtaccagatctagtgaggccaagGCTTTGCCGGCGTTAGGCGAGGTTCAATCTcgccgatttggcgaggtcgaggcCTTGCTCGACGTCGGCGAGCTCAAGTCTCACTAGATTCGGTGAGCCTCGAGCCTTGCTAGGTGTCGGCGACCTGacaagctcgagccttgcctcGCTTGTCGCCGACCGCCGGTtaaggaaggaagaaaggaagaaaaaaatagaaaaaaaaattgaaatatgaaaataattataattttgattttttatttaaaaaatataaagttaaagagggaaagaTTGTGTGAGGCTTTAgttgaaaatttagaaatagGTTCTAATTTCTAATCCACTTGACATTTTAAATGGATCGAAAATGGGTCATAAGTTCTAACTAATGTAAATCAACTCActtttttaactcatttttaGTTGGGTTTTTAAAAGCCTCTGACTCATATACAACTCATATAACTAAAATATGAGTCAaaaaatgggtcaatgacccattttgacacctctgcTCATTGTTCAGAACCCTTCGCCGATCTTATAAGAATCATTTGTTTTGTTCCCTGTTGTGCTCGTTTCGTACATTTCCCTGAGGATATTTGCAGCTGCATTTCATTATTTACTACTGTCGGTGTCGCTAGCTTTTAGTAACAGGAATGCTGCTGCTTGCACCCCCTATGGTGGATGAAAAAGATTGATTAATGGGTTGTATGAAGCTTCAGAATGTTACGAAATCCTATTTGttctttgattttgatatttttaaccTTGATTTCTAACTAGATCGGGGAGAGAGTTTCTCTATGAAATTCTGGGTGAAGTTATCAAGGCAGGTGCCACAACTCTCAACATACCCGACATTGTGGGTATTACTATGCCTGAAGAGTTTGGTAAATTGATGGCAGACATAAAAGCGAATACACCTTGAATAGAAAATGTTGTCATTTTCACACACTACCAAAATGATCTTGGTCTTTCGACAGCCAACACCATAGCGGTATGTGGAAATTTTCTCTCCCTAGTTTGATGAAAAACTTTTAGTGAGCATTAACTTATATATTAGTACCTCTGAATTCAGGGTGCATGTGCTGGGGCAAGACAAGTGGAAGTGACAATTAATGGCATCGGTGAAAGAGCTGGAAATGCTTCTTTGGAAGAGGTGACTGTCGGCTCTGGCATGGATATAAGGCATGGATATTTGATTTTCAATGAGTGATTGTGTACATGAGGTGAATGGATCTGTAGGAAGGTAGGATGGTCGTAATCAGGCAGATTTTCTTTGGATTGATGATTCTAGTGCAAATGACACCATGAacaacaaatatatttttgttatcaACCTGAAATTATTTGATATAATCAGTTTATAAATAAGGACTGTAATAATGTTTCCAGTTATTTTATGATGTTTCCTTAATAGAAGAACTCACGGGCACTTTAATTTTCAGCGTCAATGAAATTATCACAAGTTCTGCTTTTTGATAAGCAATATTTATAGAGAAAAGGAGCTGGGTATTGTATCAGTACATTTGAAGAATGCTGGAAAGGATGCCTAGAaaacaaaagggggaaaaatggAAGATGTACAAGCATGTGTACTgttaattctatttttcttgctcctttctctttctttagtTTTTGCAGTTCTGAATGCTTCATGTCATTTCGATCATACTTTTCTCTTAGCATGCATCTTTCACTATTGAATGGGAACTGAATCATGCTGGAATATATAAAGTTTTAACTCATTCCCGCTGCATAGCAGCAAATGATGATCAATTCTTAGACTGTAAGATAAGAAAAGCTTGTTTGATGTGATCTGGACACATAGAGGCAATGTTCAGAAGCTCTACCAAGAGACTGAGCTCAATAATTGGATTTAGGGTAAGACATATGGATGACCTTAACCTACAGAGGTGTGGTCAGATTTGTAAAGATAAGATTTGAGTATTTGTATCATAATGAGGACCTACACTAGCTAGAGAGAACCAGCATAATAAGTTCTATGCATGTCATTGGTGCTTGTACTTATGATTATTTAGTGTCAATGTCTTCCTGTTTGTTTCCTTTTGCTGTTTGGTTGAAAATTGTCTGGAGTCCTTTTCTGTTCTTGTTTTGCTAGTCTTCCTtaccttttgtcttttcttttaaaaaaaaaaaacttataggTGGTAATGGCCTTAAAATGCAAAGGGGGGAGCATATTGGGAAGTCTTTTTACACTGGAATCAATACTCGTCATATTGTCATGACTAGCAAAATGGTATATAATTTTGACTTAATACATTTCTTACCTAAATCAACTGTACTTCTGATATCTGTTCAACAATTTTAGAGATAGAAGGGTACTCGAGCTTGCATGTACAACCTCATAAAGCTATTGTTGGAGCTAATGCCTTTGCTCATGAAAGTGGCATCCATCAGGTTAGTGGCTATGAACATTGGGTTTGTGGTGTCTTTTCACCTAGTTGTCGGGCATGTTTACACAGACACTGGGCATCTCTGTAGGAACCTCTGAGGGAGTCAGCTCCATGAAACCCAACAACTTGTTCAATGCTCCAATATAGGCCCTCACACTTGAAACTGCAATATCCATGCTCGACCCAGTACCACTGGCATTCAAACAATAAATACAATAACTTGAAGTTTACATGAAGTAAACCAACATGGTTTGTAAACATATTAAACACTCCTGTACCTGAAGGTTCGGTGTATAGTCTCCCCAGTTAAAGCATGCGTAGACGTGTGATTGTTTTCGCCACGGATCAAAACTCGGGTTGTGGCTATTGCGTCAATGCCCTCTGTCACGGCGGTCATGGAGTACTCGAGAAGCGTTGCAGGTACCTGTTCAGCATGATGCAAGACCACACCTGTCAGTTCTGAAACTGAAAGTCAACCCTCAAGAAAATTAATTCCAATATTGTCAACTTTATTTGGTACCTATAATTTTTTGCAATGttaatttgataataaactAATGATTATACTAAACCCCAAATTTGAAAGTACCtagatgaaaaatatattttcagtGGTTACTGGAAGCAGCTTTCCATACCTGGTTATGATGACAAAATTCAAATGTGTTCTCCCTATTTATTCCTTATTAAATTAACACTACAAATATCCCACTTCTAAGAAAATGATACtacaaaagtaaaataacattTGGTAGAGGTATTCTTTAAACTGACTTCTTAATACAATATGAGTGTAATAGaaccaaattaaaagttcaaaccTTAACAATTAGGTCAACAGCCTTGTATGTTGAATCCACAGGTCCAGTACCAACAGCACAAGCAATATGCTCTTTCCCATCAGCACTGATAAGTTTCACAGTTGCCGTCGACAGACCAAGAGTTCCACATGTAACCTGCATGGCATTTGCTATGATTTTCTAACCAGACGGATTGGCATTGGAATCACCACAGTATAAGCTGGAAAAACTAGGCAGATATACCTGTAAATCATGAAGCTTCCATACAACCGTTGGTTGGAAAACTTCATCAAATACCAGGGCTCTTATGTCAGCATCAGTAACTCTCTGGCACACAGCGCAACAAAGAATGCAGTCACATAACATGCCATCCTAAGAGCCAAAAAAAGCAAGCATACAAAACTACAACTCGCAAAGGGGATGAACTTATTATTGTCTTTCCATATGAAAACTTTGCATCACTTATGCAGCTTACAGGTCTTACTACTCAACATATGTTCAGCCACAACTATAAAATGCCTGCAACTAGGTGTTAACTACTCAAGTCTAACTCTGTGTACTCGTACTTTCTTGTCAATGTCCACTGTTCAATTGCTGCTTAATCGTCTCCACAGATTCAAGAGTTCTGCCATTTGTAAAAGGTGGGGGATGGTCTCTAAGTTCTTTTTGACTTGGTATTCATGCTACCAATGATGTGCGTATTAAATCTATGTGCATGTATGCTGAGACAAAAGGAGTACAAAATGGTTCACATTGCAGTAACATACAGCAGGCCTGAACCAACCATCCAGTGAACTAAACATGGCAAGAAACAGACTTAAGCTATCCATTTTGCTCTGACCACCTTATGGATTCACGAGGACACAAAGAAGATTATAAAAACAAGATAATCGTAAAACACTCTAAAATAGACCCTTGCAGTGATGGAAGGGATAGGCAGCAGTAGAGCCCACTTTCCTCTTACccagagaaaaaaaagttgcaatcatattttctatgatgttCTGTTTTGCATTATTCCAACCAAGGTTTGAAAAGAGTGACACCATGAATATGTATAACTAACATAAATGCAAGTAACAAATTATGAAATAGTCAAATTATGGAACTATTCGAATCCAGTAAAATCAGAAGGTCAAACATACAGCATCTTGCCCACCTTTTTCTGCTCAGCTACTGCCTTAAACCGCCAGAAGATACTGTCCAGTTGTTCAACATCAATATCATAACCAAGCTGAAGAGGGCAGATAGAACGTGAGACAATGATCACGATAAGGAAACTCACAACTAGGGCAAACATGTAGTTGTTAAACAAATGCTGCCtacctctacaagtttcattttcaaagcatggcGCCCACTGTACCAGATAGATTTGCCAAGAAAGAGAATAAATTTAAGACATATTTGAATATGTAAGAGCGAACTTCAAAACTTCAACAACCCAAATGCACAAAGGAAGTGACATGATTCTGTGAGGGGAAAATAACACAATCACCACAAAAACACCTCACCTCAATTTTCCAAGGACAATACCCGCTTCATTAGCTCGCTCAAGTCCAATATCGTCAGGAGATATAATTTCATATGTACCTTTGTGTTTCAGCATTCCGTcctatagagagaaaaaaaaacactattaGAGGCAATATCAtcaattttttctcaaatatatTTAGTTGTCAATTGGAATGAGAAATCAAACACAAACTAAAATCCCAAGAAATTAGAGAGATTACTTGAGATATTTAAGTTTTATACTTATATTTTCAGCAGCGACCCAGAAAATGGACACATTTGGCAATTTTCCTTGCGTTTAAGTTttctgaaaattgaaaagagtcTTCTTCAAACTAGGAGACAAACAAAATGATAttctctttaccaaaaaaaaaaaaaaaaaaaaaaaaaaaaacaaaacaaaatgataTTCTCAATGTTTTCGAATAGGAATAACAGAAAAACTAAAGACCCATTTGGTTCTTGAAAGATCTAAAGAAGTTGCAGTTCCTAAGATTCTTACCATGGCtcaattaatttcttcaaaagtgaTGTTCATTATGCAAACGTTTGGATCAATCTACAGACCATCTATTTCTGATTGGACCATTTACAGCCTCACTGCCGTGTTATTCTTGTTGTATTCCTTTCTAGATTGACGAATCCTCCGTTATCTATTATACATATTTAGATTGTGCACTGCTCCTCCAATCATATCCACCATTCATAACCACATTAACAACCACTAAACGTCAGTCTCTACAAAACCTAAGATAGATCTCCTAAAAATGCGACCAAAGCTTAAATCAGCTCCTTCAAGTTTAGTGGCTAAAGAAAACATCATCTGGAACAGAGAACAAAAGCCAGAAGAATAGTATTTACTGCTTCTAGAATCAATGTCTTGAGGTAAAAATGTCATAGTTAAACTCCGCATCCAGCAGAAAACTAGGCAATAGAATAAAAGAAGATTTGACTGGGCTACGTGAGAAGACCAAAAGATATCAGTTTAAGCTCCTTAGTTTCAGCAGGCACCGCAATTATAATGATGGCAAAAGTTTTCGCACCATATAATAAGTAACCAATAAGGAGATTTATCCCAACAAGGGCATTAACAGTTAAGCATCTAAAATGAATTGCTAGAGAAATTactaaagaaattattgaagaaaAGTAAGCAAATAGGTCAAAAGAAGCCACAAACTCAAAGTTCATAGCCACTGACCTGATGGATGCCACTTTCATGGGCAAAGGCATTAGCTCCAACAATAGCTTTATGAGGTTGTACATGCAAGCCCGAGTACTCTTCTACCTATGAAATTGTTGAACAGATATCAGAAGCACAGTTGATTAAGGTAAGAAATGTATCAAGTCAAAATTATATACCATTTTGCTAGTCATGACAATATGACGAGTATTGATTCCAGTGTAAAGACCTCCCAATATGCTCATCCCTTTGCATTTTAAGGCCATTACCAcctataagtttttttttttttttttaaataagaaaagacaaaaggtaAGGAAGATTAGCAAAACAAGAACAGAAAAGGACTCCAAACAATTTTCAACCAAACAGCAAAAGGAAACAAACAGGAAGACATTGAAACTAAATAATCATAAGTACAAGCACCAATGATATGCATAGAACTTATTATGCTGGTTCTC harbors:
- the LOC104438442 gene encoding LOW QUALITY PROTEIN: pentatricopeptide repeat-containing protein At4g01570 (The sequence of the model RefSeq protein was modified relative to this genomic sequence to represent the inferred CDS: inserted 2 bases in 2 codons), with protein sequence MHHHHRHALRASKKPPSSRPHQLADTLLVASIAKTLSQSGTRNLDPDAVPVTGSLLRHILSHRSLHPSRKLEFFTWSRSLAHFGKHTASVYSHLFWVMCRAGQLEEVRPLLRLMKEDGVVADSWTFKLLLDAFIRSGKFDAALEILDHMEELGMRLNSHMYTSVLAALVRKGQVGLALSIFCKLLDGSDGAVSVPSTVACNELLAALRKADMRAEFREVFDKLRGKDGFELDAWGYNICIHAFGCWGDLPTSLHXFEEMKASSSGLGSFGPDLCTYNSLIQALCLAGKVRDALIVWEEMKGSGHDPDAFTYRILIQGCSKSYLIDDAARIFDEMQYNGFRPDVIAYNSLLDGLLKAKRVNEACQLFDKMVQDGIRATCWTYNILIDGLFKNGRAQGAYTIFCDLKKKGQFVDSITYSIVAVQXCKEGLLEEALKLVQEMEVRGFVVDLVTITSLLIGFHKQGWWDGTEMLMKHVRDGNLVPSVLKWQADMEAAMKHHKSKRKDCTPMFPSRGGFLEILSLVGSPPDLQTSPKEGSEETGTGDDKASSAESDDWSSSPYMDQLASQVKSGDYSPQLFSLLKGLRVQGQGAGTLDMDMVNTFLSIFLAKGELSLACKLFEMFSDLGVDPTSYTYNSVMSSFVKKGYFDEAMGVLNEMGERVCPADIVTYNVIIQGLGKMGKADLASVVLDKLMKHGGYLDVVMYNTLINALGKAGRIDEACKLFEQMRMSGICPDVVTFNTLIEVHSKAGRLKDAYKFLKMMLDAGVSPNHVTDTTLDFLGREIEKLRYQKASMVRMDRDDSG